One window of Brevibacterium pigmentatum genomic DNA carries:
- a CDS encoding IS3 family transposase (programmed frameshift): MPQPYPKEFRDDVVRVALNRDEKTTIAQIAKDFGVHEGTIAKWLRQADIDAGNKPGNTTDESAELRELRRRTRLLEQENEVLRRAAAYLSQANLPKRLYPLVRELAADGIPVAVSCRVLKLSRQPYYRWLAAPVPEAEVNEAYRANALFDAHRDDPEFGYRYLADEAEIAGEPMAVRTAWRLCSDNAWFSVFGKARAKNGKKPGPPVHDDLCVVTDADGRTRHEFRADGPNQLWLTDITEHRTDEGKLYMCAIKDIYSSRIVGYSIGARMKARLAVDALEMAVARRGGDVAGCVVHSDRGSQFRSKKFTRALARHGIVGSMGRVGAAGDNAAMESFFALLQRNVLDRRRWASREQLRLAIVTWIERTYHRRRRQARLGRLTPVEYETIIESPAVAA; the protein is encoded by the exons ATGCCACAGCCCTATCCGAAAGAGTTCCGCGACGACGTCGTCCGCGTCGCCTTGAACCGCGACGAGAAGACCACGATCGCCCAGATCGCCAAGGACTTCGGCGTCCACGAAGGCACCATCGCGAAATGGCTCCGCCAAGCAGACATCGATGCCGGCAACAAGCCCGGAAACACCACGGACGAGTCCGCCGAGCTGCGCGAGCTGCGACGTCGAACCCGTCTGCTCGAACAGGAGAACGAGGTCCTGCGCAGGGCTGCCGCCTACCTGTCGCAGGCGAATCTGCCG AAAAGGCTCTACCCGCTCGTGAGAGAGCTCGCCGCCGACGGGATCCCCGTGGCGGTGTCGTGCCGGGTTCTCAAGCTCTCCCGCCAGCCCTACTACCGATGGCTGGCGGCCCCTGTCCCCGAAGCCGAGGTGAATGAGGCGTATCGGGCCAACGCCCTCTTCGACGCCCACCGAGACGACCCCGAGTTCGGGTACCGGTATCTTGCCGACGAAGCTGAGATCGCCGGCGAGCCCATGGCGGTACGCACCGCATGGCGGCTGTGCTCGGATAACGCCTGGTTCTCGGTCTTCGGCAAGGCCCGGGCCAAGAATGGGAAGAAGCCCGGCCCACCTGTTCACGACGACTTGTGTGTCGTTACCGACGCCGATGGGCGCACCCGCCACGAGTTCCGGGCCGATGGACCGAATCAGCTGTGGCTAACCGATATCACTGAGCATCGCACCGATGAGGGCAAGCTGTACATGTGCGCGATCAAGGATATCTACTCCTCGCGGATCGTCGGCTACTCCATCGGGGCCCGAATGAAGGCGCGCTTGGCCGTTGATGCCCTCGAGATGGCTGTGGCCCGTCGCGGTGGTGACGTGGCCGGATGCGTGGTCCATAGCGATCGCGGCAGCCAATTCCGGTCGAAGAAATTCACCCGCGCATTGGCCCGCCACGGCATCGTCGGGTCAATGGGCCGCGTCGGCGCGGCTGGCGATAATGCGGCTATGGAGAGCTTCTTCGCTCTGTTGCAGAGGAATGTCCTCGACCGTCGCCGGTGGGCGAGCCGAGAGCAGTTGAGGCTCGCGATCGTGACGTGGATTGAGCGGACGTATCACCGACGTCGGCGGCAAGCTCGGTTGGGTCGTTTGACACCTGTTGAGTACGAAACAATTATTGAGTCACCTGCAGTCGCAGCGTGA